In Marixanthomonas ophiurae, one genomic interval encodes:
- a CDS encoding glycosyltransferase family 4 protein produces the protein MKKVLIITYYWPPAGGPGVQRWLNFVKYFKEFGIEPIVYVPENPHYPLIDPSFEAEVPNDIEILKHPVNEPYKFAKLFSKKKTSQISSGIISEKKQSSIEKLLLFIRGNFFIPDARVGWVKPSVNFLKKYLSENSIDTIITTGPPHSLHLIGFQLQKETKLPWIADFRDPWTTIHYHKSLRLTKASEKKHKKLEAEVLQNADLISVTSPTTKKEFQEITQKPIEVITNGYEIREKITPNLDVKFSIAHVGSLLSERNPSVLWNVLSELVSENEKFASDFQLTLAGTISESVVESIKKQGLKDNLRLLGYVSHSEALQMQHNAQVLLLLEIDRPETKAIIPGKLFEYFAAKRPIVALGPNGSDMKQLISETESGQFFNYSEKKKLKSNILQLYSEYKKGALGVNSKNISKYSRRNLTKHMAEVIQKVAR, from the coding sequence ATGAAAAAAGTATTGATCATAACCTATTATTGGCCTCCAGCAGGTGGACCAGGTGTTCAACGTTGGCTTAATTTTGTAAAATACTTCAAAGAGTTTGGAATAGAACCGATTGTTTATGTGCCGGAAAACCCGCATTATCCATTAATTGATCCAAGCTTTGAAGCCGAAGTACCAAACGATATTGAAATCCTGAAACACCCTGTAAACGAACCCTATAAATTTGCCAAACTATTTTCTAAAAAGAAAACATCACAAATAAGTAGTGGGATTATCTCTGAAAAAAAGCAATCTTCGATAGAAAAATTATTACTTTTTATTCGTGGAAACTTTTTTATCCCTGATGCTCGAGTGGGATGGGTTAAGCCTTCTGTAAATTTTCTGAAAAAATATCTCTCAGAAAATTCAATCGATACAATAATTACAACGGGACCACCGCACAGTCTTCATTTAATTGGATTTCAGTTACAAAAGGAAACAAAACTTCCATGGATTGCCGATTTTAGAGATCCGTGGACTACGATACATTATCATAAATCGTTACGGCTTACTAAAGCTTCAGAAAAAAAACATAAAAAATTAGAAGCCGAAGTATTGCAAAACGCTGATTTAATTAGCGTAACCAGCCCAACGACCAAAAAAGAATTTCAGGAAATTACCCAAAAGCCGATTGAAGTAATTACAAACGGATACGAAATTAGAGAAAAAATCACCCCTAATCTTGACGTCAAATTTTCCATTGCTCATGTTGGTTCTTTATTAAGCGAACGCAACCCTTCTGTTCTATGGAATGTACTTTCAGAATTGGTTTCAGAAAATGAAAAATTTGCTTCTGACTTTCAATTAACACTTGCTGGAACTATAAGTGAAAGTGTGGTTGAAAGTATTAAAAAGCAAGGATTGAAAGATAATTTAAGGTTGTTAGGTTATGTTTCGCACTCTGAAGCTTTACAAATGCAACACAATGCTCAGGTGCTTTTACTTCTTGAAATAGACCGCCCGGAAACAAAAGCTATTATACCAGGTAAGTTGTTTGAATATTTTGCAGCTAAACGTCCTATCGTTGCTTTAGGTCCGAATGGAAGTGATATGAAGCAGTTAATTTCTGAAACGGAGAGCGGTCAGTTTTTTAACTATTCAGAAAAGAAAAAATTGAAATCTAATATCTTGCAATTATATTCTGAATATAAAAAAGGAGCACTAGGTGTGAATTCAAAAAACATTTCAAAATACAGTCGTAGAAACTTGACGAAACATATGGCTGAAGTTATACAAAAGGTTGCTAGGTAA